ATGAAAATAAGAGCCTGTCGAATTTGTTTAGCATCGAGGAATTAATTTACCCTTATTTTACTTGTCTTTGTGTGTGTAGTTTTGTGGCAAATTGTGTTGTGCTTCCTGATTTCTAGTTCTTGCTTTTCCCCCACCATGTTGCATGTAATAATATATCCATTATTTACagttaatattaatttttttatgcaaAAAGTGATAACCTCTTTGGGATTGTGAAACTTGACTTGTTGTCTAATTTTAGTTAAATCATACTATCACATAGTACTACTAAGATACATTgctttattaattattacatGGGAAATTTTGTGTTTAGAAATAATTGCATTTGTGTTTAGTATACATTATATATAGTCTCCATGAAACACTCttatcattttcattttatctACCGTTTTTATGATATATAGTGCAatgaaatatgaaattgatTTGATGAATATTGATATACTAGTACAAGAGAAGGAATGTGTgatgaattaaataaacaagTCAAATGTGTGTTTATGCTTTTGATGTACATCCTTTCAAGTGGTGGAAGGGTATGCTGATTTCAATGTATTTGACCCAAATCTATGTATGTGTTTTACTTGTTTATCTCCATGCAATTAGATGTATCTCGATGTTTAAggtttactattttttttgttatggccgatgaaaagtaaaaaaattcattcataacatttaaaacaaaagaCATTTTATTGAGATTGGTGTATGACCAAAATCAAAATGTTAAGATACTAACATTTTTTCTTCGTGCAAGTAAAGAGGAAGAAAAAAGGAACGTACACTTCAATGATATATATTCCTTAGAAGTTAGACCATGATTTACGTATATAACTATATTGATTGAAATGAAAATGCGTGGTGTGAAAAATCAATTGCAAATGTTTatcattaaatataaattttaatatgaaaaataagCGGCCATGCGATACCTACCCATCACAACATTGGTTTAGTTATAGCCACACACAAGTTTGGAGTGGGAAAAAAAGCAATAAATTGAAATTAAGTGGAAACAACCTCATTTCTTAGATGATCAAAATGTCATTAACTAAATGCGACTATTTAATTGATATAACGAGCGTGACACGTGTGGGTgctttgtctaaataatttaatagaaaagaaaaagaaaaggtggTTTATTAGGAACATTTTTCTGGTCCTGCAAAATGTTTGGTTCTTTTTACATGGATTCCATGACTATCTATGCACATGCATTGAGAATTTTTTGCATTGATTTAATTAGAAAATTGAAATACTATATATAACGACAAACTAGCTACCCACAATTAAAGACGGGTATGCGgttgaaataataatattatactccatttactttaaataattatcaacattattaaattataaataatatttcCTTCGTACATCAAGAGTAAATCACTTTAGATTTAACATCGATTTAAACACTTGCTAGATAGTTGTTTGAGTAGAAAACGTGATGATTATTAGGGATTGTatacaaaaatgaaaactaCACACGTTTGAAGAATAGAAGAAGTACTACTATAATAAACATTAGTATAAATTTGAATGGAAGAGCCAAAAACATGTTGATTATTAGGGATTTGAGTAATATTCAATATTGAAAATTAGGAGTATACACTTTTGATGCACTTTCATGAActtttgaatttatatattcatatttgTATTTAACATATGCAGCCCCTAAAACTAAATGATCTATTAAGGTATTACTACAACATAACTAGGTCTCCACACTactatattataatttatattaaaaaattattcctAGGATATACACATGTTGATATTGTATAAGTGAGACAAGAGTGGCTATGGGATTTGCGACAATCTCTTCTTCGAAACTAAGCTGTCGACGTGTCTTCTTAAAGTCTAGCAAGCTTGATATCTGTATTCAACTTTGTCCCATCCCAACGCCATTACCATATTTTGGGAGTTTTTTGCTTTTGTTAGAGTAGTGTAACTTATAGAGTTTGAGGATATTCAATTGCCTAAAATTTAAAGTGAATGGTGTTTAAATAATGAAATGACTTATAACAAGTGATATATTATGGAATTAAGTAGAGTTTGAATTtgaagtagtactagtattcaattttgatgaaaaaAGTAGATTTTGATTGCCTTCTCTTAGCCATATATTTGGGTAGATTACAATTTCTATTCCAAATAATTTTATGCATATATTTACTTAATATTCgttatatatattattactCGTATTAAGTTTTCAGTCATCTAATAATATCTCAACTTGTCAAAAAAAGGGGAATTGCAAATTTCCCGCCTTTCTGAAATAAAACCCTAAATCACCAATTAGACAAGAATCAGAAACCCCAATTCAGtaaaaatgccgaaatcagaaGATAATGCtttatggagtaatatttagtaGATTGAATAACTTCATATTCTCCTTTGCTTTAGTTATGGATAATGTTCTGTGTAGTGCTGAAATGCAGCTATAAATCTGACTTCTTGCTTATTATCTAACAAGGTTGGAAGTTAACTTATTGACCCAAAACTTTCAGTGATATGCTCTGGTTGAATGAAGAAAAATAAACTTGCCATGCTTTGATTATTGTTATGCTTTATTGCATTTGTTTTACATATGGAAGGATACCTGGTTTTGAAGTCCTTTCTTTCACTGATATGATCTGGTGTTGAATTTGAATGTTTGCCCACACTAAAACCAGAATCTTGTATTTGTCTAGAAAAGTAGGTGGGTGCATGTATCTCTGACAATGTTCATTTATCTTGGTACAGATTTTGTGGATGATGATGCTGCCTGGATGGAATTAAGATTTTTCCCCTTATATATATTGCTTTCATAGTGATGGAGATGGAAAGTCAGTACATCTTTTTGCTATCTCAAGGAATGTGTATTCTTCTCTATGCAGTCAGGGCTTTTCCATTTTTTCCATCTGACCGGAATAATTTACATAGTTTTTCATAGTTTACCATAAACTTAGCTCAAGATAAATAATCACGTAAACacataatgtcaacacaatatattaaaatatcaacaaaattatgtgttgatatattaatatcatcgtgttgacatttttaatatagtgcgttgatgagttagcaacttaagaaaattAGCATTTGATCACATCTCATATCATGTATATGTATAATTTGTCATGTTTAAAATGGAGTTTTTCTTAGTTTAGTAGAGGTTGGTTTTAACATGTAATGAAACATAGTTAATCTTCTCTAGCAAAGTCTTGATAATCTGAACTAACCATTGTTCAATCAAGATGAACAAGTAAACCCTAAAGTGCTAAACCAAGTTGTATATATATGAACAATAATATAGTATCCTTGAAAGAGGCTAAAGCTAGTCACACAACAAATGCACTTTGAGCAATTATTGAAACCAACCAAGCCCATCAGGGCATCCATGCTTCTACACTCAAGCAAACTAACCAAAAATATTAAGCTCCTACGTGACATTCCCTTCAATGTCCGATAATTTGAACATGCAGGCAACTGATTCGGATATCCCCGAATGAAGCAGCACATCATGTGCTTGTGTTATCTATAAAAGATATCAGGATCCCATTCAAAAGATATCCCAACACGATCCCAATCAAGCCAGCAATGATGACAAACATGATGGGGACACCAGTGGTACTGCTTTGACGTTGACGTCTCACGAGCTCCTACATGACATAAGCAAATGAACTACTAAATTGATTCAAGGTAGAATTTTAATATCCGATGTGAAGTATAATAGGAAAACCTAATCTTCCCTATCTGGATCCTAGGAACATCATGAAAAATAGGCTTACAGTTCTGCTAAATCTCAATTAGAGTGTAATGTCATGCTGAACTTGAAacttaacaaataaaaatatcacaAATAGATGATGAAACACAACTCAGTTGGTAAAATGTTTTCCCTTTAGGCTTTGATAAATAGGCTGGGGCTTCAAGTCATATCGGGTTTGTGTGTGTAAATCTAACAAAATAATGACAAATAAAAGGATGATTTGAAGCCCACTTTCCTCAAATCCTACCTTTTACTTAAAGAAACACTGTTTGGCTATACATTAGACATCTACAGCAACTATATGTAAGccaattttatactactacaaaGCATATAACTGAAAGAAGCTAAATTTCATTCAATCCATTTTCAGCCAACAAAATTTTCATCTCCTCGTATAAAATGTGAGAGTTGAGGGTTCAAACATTCCGTGATTCTCAGGATCAgataaatatttctattaatttgattagattaatgGCAGAGACTTCTTGATGATATAGGTAAGTAAAGTAAATAGTGCTTGGCAATTATCCATCAGTAGATTATTGGTTCTAACATTCAGATTTGCCAAATCAAACTCATGTGATCAAAAGTGTATGTCAggtttatttaaaaataattaaattcagcAGAAACCAATTGGAGCATATGGTGACCTAATAATGCACCTAATAATGCACAAGTCCAGATTGCCACAGTTTAATGATTTAAACATGCTTCTGCATTTTCATGGCGTTCATCCCCAGTAGTCCGAAGTACATAAACAAATCATACTATGTCTTTCATAGTTGACCTACAAAAAAACTCTTAGAAATCAGGTTTTAAATGATTACCAGTTCTTGTCGAAGACTGTTATTTTGCTGAATATCAGATTGTTtttcttctctcagcttcgaaATAAGGGCATTGACCTACAAACAAGCCAAAGACCAATAATCAGCAAACCGAGTATCTTTATGACTTTACTATTGTCTTTTGGTAGGGAAAGATATCTTCTAAATGAAATTCAGCATATTCCTTAATTGCTAATAACAGGAAGATGATAGGTAAACAGAATGTCCAACTAGACAAGAACCAGGAACCCATAATTTACATAATTAGTGACAAGAAATTTAGAGAAACAGAAAATGAATTAACCTCTGATGTGATTCCATTTGTTTCAGGGAGTCCTTTTGACATCTGCAAAGTCATAAAGAGGATGAGAGATTACTGAATCGTTAATCTTAAATATCTTCTTGGATAGAAAAAGTATGCCACATCATCCAAAGTTACCTTGTTCAAATCAGAAGCCTGGTTTACAGTCCCATTCCCTGACACTGATGCCTTAGGCGAGGAGCCCTCCTCTGAGCCTTCTCGAACAGGTGAAGGGGGTTGAGGGGGTGGAACATAGGCTACTCTCAATTTATATTCTTCTACTTGGTTCCCGAATTCTTTGTTGAACTAAATACAGATCACATAGATATGATTACAATCTTTGTTTTGCAACATATACTGCATGCTGCAGAAAGAATCATAAAATTACCATTTCTGGAGTAATATCCTTTGAAGCTATCCAAGAGTTCACAACTGCACTCTGAAGGAGAAACTTATCCCTGCATTGCATATCCGGTGGAGCCTCCTTTTGGGCTTGCATGGTAACTGAATGAATGACCAAAGAATTCCAGACTCACTATTATGTAGGACGCAATAACAAAATATCCTCTTAAAACATTTCCCCATTGAAAAGTAGCTAAATTTGCATAAGCCTTATTTGAAACGTAAAATCTATTCGTAGGCGCATGCACAAACATTTGGCGAGGGAGAGTGGTGGGATGGAAGGGGAGACCTGTAACATCACAACTAGAATTTGGCATCACGACTCCCGTGTTTGGCCTCACACAGTACTTCTTCGGATTCGTCGTCTTCACCTGAATAGAGAAGCAGAAACCACATGAATGCTATTAACATGAACATTTCCAATAACAGGGCTTTCTCCAAAATTCACAAAACGAATAAATCATGAAGTGAAACGTAATCCTAAACCAAATGAAGGCTCTTAACGCCACAAAACAGCTACCTTGAATGCAACATGATTCTCAGACTTGTTCGTCAATTGCATCGAACATGAGATCTGCTTCTTCAATTCGACTATCACACACCACAAATGCAAAGTATATTAACCCAAAACCATCATAACAAGTAAATTAAAGCAGACTCGTCACTATTTTGCCTAAACCACGGAACCTTCTAGAACTCAATTGAACTAAAAAACCTTCCAACACAGTAAGACAGACCTAAATTCGTCACAGAAATGCAAGAGGCATCTCACTTACATGGGAATTGAAGCTCAAGGGGTTCAATTTGAAGGAGCTCGCTGGCACTCATCTCTTAGCTGATCGCTGCTGTCCGCCGGATAATTGATGGTGTTAAAGATTCCGGCTGACGGCGGCGAGATTGAATCCAATCACCGTTTCACGGCGATATTAATTAAGAGGGGTGAGTTAGGAGAGAGATCTTAGGCTTTGGATTTCTTCcggagagagagagacataAATTACGCAAACGTGGAAAGTGCAGACAGATTATAAATGAATAATTTAAGGTTAATTTCACTTTGGCCCTTCAGTTATATAAGGGTATTTATATTGCCCCTACAATCTAGGATAGCGTTTTCTTAGTTCAAAAAGGTAATATGGAAATGAATAAAACCAAAAAAGGATGAAAGTTTGGTTTATGTTGTTTGTTGGTagtgtaaataaataaattttcctacttttttaaattttgaaaaactgTGTGATTGCAAATTTGTGTGCTTGCAAATTTGTCGTGTTTCTCGTGAATCTAGTAGCATCGTATATACTTATGATGTACTATTTCACCGGCATAATTTATGTTCTCGTGAAATTTTCTAAGTGATATATTAGCGACTAGCGAGTACAACGAACACTTTTTACTTGCTAATTTTTCCGAGTGAAGTGGTTTGTGGGCATTGTGAAATTTATGAGATTCTCTTGGCCAACATATTTACTACTATAGTACTACAAAATTACGAATTCGTATCAATGTGTTGTTAGATAGTAATGCAGCAATAAAGGAGGAGATAGAGTAGGAATAAGTTATACTTTTAAgtcattttttgtgttaatTAAATGTGAATCTACACTCTTTATTTTGTATCATTTATTTATCATACGTTTAAGTAAAGTTAATATGCTTAATGCTTTATTATGTCAAAACCATGGTGAGGAGGATTGAGGAAAGAGTTGAAGCTAGTTTTGTTAAATGTCAGATGTTGATGTTCATTTCTGAACTGAATTAATAAGTCTATTAATGAAAACAAAGAATAGAACAATAGTAGCATAAAATATTAGCATGTATaaatcattcaatttaattttacgTTGCAATCACTGATGAATAACACACTGaaataaatacatatttttgtttttatttgtggATATCCTTTCCCTGAGAAATGATATGCTGAGCGACATTGTGAGCGCCTCTGTCCACGTCATCTCTCCTTTCCTTCTCTAAAATCAATTTCACGCATCtcttctgcaattctcaaacgCAACCATCAAATCCGATAGGAATGCAGAAAATTACCGCTCCTACTCTAAATCTGCtactctaatttttttttaaaataattataaaaattttcaagcttgattaACAAGACATGTTAGCCCAAATTCAAAAGTTTAGAGTTGGGAGTTAGAAATTCTAGCACATAAAATAACAATTCGGATTATTTGTAATTAAATAGTCCGACAATTAGATAAGAAAAGTTCAAATTCAATCATGTTAACGCAATTAATCAACATCTTAATTATATACAAATATCACCTCTTTGTACATGATTTTGGCTGATTCCTTTCACTAAAAAGGTGAATATAAAGGCAAAAGAATATGCCACCATATATTATCACTCAACGCCAATCCTACCTATACGAACCTAAttgaattaattctatttaaataaatacttatTAGATAAGATTTTTTTGGATTTCCAAAAGTATGTAACTATGGCAAGAGCCCCACATAGATCACTTCGAAATTTTACATTCACATATACCTTACGAATTATGATGATTAGTTGAAGTGGTCAATAAGAATAATGCCACCCGGTGAAACATCTTTTTTAATGACTgtttttttgaaaatactcccctttttaaaattttcttggTAAATAACCTTTTttggtaaaaataaaagaacaatTGACTTGGTCTTTCTGCTTTATTCAATAATTTGACATAATAATACTGCCATGATttgattcgatttttttaaaatgcaaGTGGAGCATATCTACCATTTCCCAGGGCCGTCCCGACAAAATCAGAGGCCCTGTGCAAAAATCTTCGACGATGTTCTCATATGCAATCTTCTCCAGCATCTCACTCTCGAGTGCGATTATGGCCAAATCATTCAGTCTATCTTGTGTCATTGTAGAACGCAAATATGACTTCAATAGCTTCAATTTAGAAAAGCTTCGTTCTGCCGATGCAACAGTTACAGGAATAGTTAACAGAACTCTATATGCAATAGTTGCATTGGGAAAGCAGCCATGTTGCTATACAAGAGAAATAGCTTTGTTGGGctgaaaaaataggaatacatGTATATGAGCTGAAATATTTCAGAGGCCCCTGAAAATTGGGGGCCATGTGCGGTCGCACAGGCCGCA
This sequence is a window from Salvia splendens isolate huo1 chromosome 14, SspV2, whole genome shotgun sequence. Protein-coding genes within it:
- the LOC121765886 gene encoding vesicle-associated protein 1-1-like gives rise to the protein MSASELLQIEPLELQFPFELKKQISCSMQLTNKSENHVAFKVKTTNPKKYCVRPNTGVVMPNSSCDVTVTMQAQKEAPPDMQCRDKFLLQSAVVNSWIASKDITPEMFNKEFGNQVEEYKLRVAYVPPPQPPSPVREGSEEGSSPKASVSGNGTVNQASDLNKMSKGLPETNGITSEVNALISKLREEKQSDIQQNNSLRQELELVRRQRQSSTTGVPIMFVIIAGLIGIVLGYLLNGILISFIDNTST